GTCCCTGTTGCCTGGCCTGGAATAAAGCGAGTTTAAATCCGGCGCTGAGCTGGTTATTAGATTATTTGGGAGATAGTGAGCAACTTCACAGAGAATGGATGCGGTAATACTTAATGCTGACAGCGTATTGTTCGCTTACAAGGGGGAGAAACGAGCGGGCAGTCTCAAAGTCGTTTGAAATGCGTGCAGTGGTATGAAAATCAACATAAACACTGTGCGAAGTCATAATTCTTTCATTCAGAATCTTTAGGATGCCTGTCGTCAAATTCAATACAACGTAATCCAATGATGATGAATCAGAATAATCAGTTGTCTCAGACTCAACAGACTAAGCAAGGCAATCATGGCATGTTGGCTAGTGCTATCGACTATATCTATAACGCGTTCCCTAATCTGAGCTATCGCCCCAGACCGGATGATGTCAAATTGCTGGCTGCGTTTTTACAAAGTCAGCATCCGGATACCCCTGCTTTTTTAGGGGAATTGATGAGCAGCAGTTACAACGCAATTGAAATTGAAATTAATAAGTTCCACAGCCGGCTGGATAAACAGAATCAACAGTTGCCGGTATTCAGTTAACTGAACCCTCAGCTGCTCAATTGAGCAGCTGTTTTTTTAAGGTCAATTTGACGTGTTGTGTCAGTAATCTGTTGTTTTCAGGGTTTGGTAACCGGCCCATATTCTGGTCGCAGTCGTGATCCAGCATAAGGATCCGAATATCCAGGCGATGAGGGCAAAGTGCTCCGGGAACAGACAGAAAAGTACAAAACAGGCAATCGTTTCAGTCCCTTCCGTCAGTCCTCCCAGATAAAACAGTGACTTGTGCTGATATACCGGGTTATCGATCTGCCGTTTCCCTGCCATGATGGCAAAAGCAAGAAAGCTGGAGCCTGTTCCGACAAAGGCAAATATCAGAAATGCACCGGCAACGGCGTTTTGATCCGGCTGAGCCAGCACAAATCCGAAAGGCACCAGCGAATAAAATAGAAAATCCAGCGTGATATCGAGAAATCCCCCGCAGTCTGTGATGCCTCTTCGGCGGGCGAGTGCACCATCCAGGCCGTCAAATATCCGGTTGAATACAATAAATAACAATGCCAGCAGATAGTGGTTATAGATCAGTGCGGGCAAAGTCAGCAGGCCAATGATGAAACCGGTGACGGTCATTTGGTTGGCACTGAAAGGGGATTTTTCCAGAAGCCGTCCAAGGCCATTGACAGGGGCCTTGAGCAACTGAATGGCATAACGGTCAAGCATCGCTGGTCTCCCCCGGTGGTTCAGGCCACAACAGGAGTTGTCCGCCAGGCGGGACATCGTCCTGATCATGGGTGACCATTAAGGCCGGAATATTCTGCTGTCGGATCTGGCTGAAAACAAAGTCCCGGAACTGTATCCGAAGGTCTTTGTCGAGCTTGCTGAACGGTTCATCCAGCAAAATTGCATCCGGTTCTGCCAGCAGGCTGCGCATGAGACTGATCCGAGCACGCTGTCCGCCGGAGATCTGACCGGGACTCTGGCAGGCCAGATCCGTCAGGCCTAATGCTGCCAGTGTTTCGTAAGCGCGTTTTTTGCGTTCACTTTTCTTCACTGACGATGGTAAACCAAAGGCCAGATTTTGCCAGACGTTCAGATGAGGAAAGAGCAGGTCGTCCTGAAACAGCAGGCCAATCCGCCTTTTGTCCGGTTCGAGAGTATCAATCGGGTGATCATTCAGACTGATCTGGCCCTGATAGTGACAGTCAGGTGCAGTGTGACCGGCAATCACACCCAGCAGCGTCGATTTACCGCAGCCGCTGGGGCCCATGATGGTGAGTATTTCCCCGCGTGCTGCCGAGAAGCTCAGCGATGTCAGTAATCTCTGGTCCCCGTTATTTATAGTGAGGTTTTTCACGGATAAGCACATGTGGCTCGGAATTCCTTGTTGTTTTTTCAGCGGTCATTTTCGTTTGATAATAGCGGCTTGCCAGCATTGCGATGATAAAGAGCAGGAAAGGTACCAGTCCCTGCAGCAGGCCATATATGGCGCTGACCCGTCTGTCCTGACCACTGGCCAGGGCAACGGCTTCTGTGGTCAGCGAACTCACCCGTCCAGCACCCAGGCTGAGGGTTGGCAGGTACTGTGCCAGACTCACGCTGCAGCCGACGGCGATTGCCAGACACATTGCGGGCATTAACATGGGGCGCTTCACTCGCCACCAGGCTTCCAGTGCAGACAGGCCCAGACTGCTGGCTGTCTGGGTATAGCGGCGGTCAAAACTGCGCCAGGGACCATCCAACGCCAGATAAAGATACGGAAACACAAATAGCACATGGCTCCAGACCACCCAGAGCAGATGATGCTGGCCCGGCATCAGATAGGTGGTGACCTGAATTCCGAAAAGTAATGAGACCTGTGGCAATACCATTGGCATTGCAATGAGCCAGCCGGGGAGGCCGATCCCCGTTTTTTCCCGGTACTCGAGACATCCAATCGTCAGAATCAGCGCGATCAGCGTACTGATGGCTGCGATCAGCAGGCTGGTGGCAATCAGCTCTGCCACGAAAGCTGTTTCCTGTTGCCAGAATTGCAGGCTGAAACGGCTGGGAAGTAAGTCCGGAAAGCGCCACCGCAGGGCAACAGACCAGGTGATTAACACCGGAATGACCATCATCGGCACCAGTATCAGCGGCCAGTGAAGATGGCGGCCCGGCAGGTGATGCTGACGATGTCCGGCGTACTGCCATTGCTGCCAGCCCCGGCAGATGAGCCATTCAAATACGCGAAACAGTGCCAGCAGTGCCAGGCCCAGCAATAACAGCAGCAGAGCGCCAACCGCAGCTCTCGGCATCAGGTTGATGTCCGGATCATTGAACCACTGCCAGACCAGTACGGCGAATGTCGGCGGGCGGGTGGGGCCAAGAATCATGGCCATATCGACGACAGAGATGCCGTATGCCAGCACTGCGAAAATGGGCAGCCGCATCCTGGGCAGCCACTGCGGCAGGATCACGCTGATCCAGGTTGCCGCGTGGTTATAGCCCAGTCCGCTGCCGACAGCCATTAAGCGACTGACATTGAGTTGCTGCAGGACGGAAAGACTCATTAACAGCAGAAAGGGGGTCTCTTTAATGGCTAAAGCCAGTGTCAGGCCCAGACCATAAGGATCTTGCAGCAGTGAAAACTGGCCCGGATCGCCACCCAGTGATGTGATGAGACGGGCGATCATTCCGGTTGAAGAGAAGGTGAAGGCGAACCCAATCGCGAACGCCACATGCGGGATAGCCAGAATGGGTGATAACCAGGACTCAACGGTATGCCATCGGCGGGAGCCCCAGCTTTTTTGCAGGATCAGGAACGTGAAAATTAAAGCCAACAACGTACTGAGGACGCCGGTAAACAACGTCAGCCAGACCGATGACTGAATACCCGGCCAGGAAAACGCCTGCCCAAAAGCCTGAAAACCGGGTTCATTCAGCCCTGCCATCGGCAGCCAGGACAGGGCAGGTAATAAAATTCCCACCAATCCCGGCACCAGGGGCAAACAGCAGATGATCAGCGAAGCAATAAACAACAAATACAACATATTGCGACGTCACTTATTCAAAAACACGATGATGTACAGTCAGGTTCTGGCCACAATTAGTGTCCATAGCGCTGCTGCCATGCAGCCTCCAGCGCGGTTTGCCAGCTTGGATGAGGCTCGGCAATGGCCTGATAAAGCTGGAAGCCCTGAGTTTCTTCTTCAGAACCCAAGGCTTCCGGGGTCAGAATGGCCGGGTCACCCCAAATTTGAATATTGGACTTGCGGGCCTGTGCTTCCGGGCTCATCAGAAAATTAATCACGACACGGGCGGCTTCTTTGGCACTCGCATTCCATGGAATCGCCAGAAAGTGAATGTTCGACAATGCGCCCTGTTCAAAAGCAAAAGCTTTGGCAGTGGCCGGTAAATCCCCCCGTTCGATAGCCGCTTTTGCTTCGTTCGGATTGAAAGTGATCGCGACCAGAAGCTGCCGGTCATCCAGCAGCTGCATCATTTCAGTAGCACTGCCCGGGAAACGTTTCCCCTGTTGCCAGGCAACCGGATGCAGCTGGTCCAGATATCGCCACAGCGGCGCCGTGATTTGATCAAATTTTGCCTTCTCTTTTTCCGGATCGATCGGTTCATAAAGGGCAGGGGCAGCATTGGTCAGCTCAATGAGTGCCGCTTTCAGGAAACTGGTGCCATGAAATGCTGGTGGCTGCGGGTAAGTGACTTTCCCCGGGAATGCTTTTGCGAGACTTAGTAGTTCTGCAAAGCTTGCGGGCGGATTGCTCAGGGTCTGACTGTCATGAATGAACACCAGCTGACCGACTCCCCAGGGCGCTTCCAGGCCATCAGTGCTTTCCGTAAAATCTTCATAAACAGGCAAGCGTTTATCGACCAGCTTCCAGTTCGGAAGCTGAGCCACAAACGGACCATCCAGAAGTTCGTTGGTTTTCATCGTGCGGAAGTTTTCGCCATTGATCCAAACCATATCGACACTACCGCCTGTATTTTTTCCGGCAGTTTTTTCCGCAAGTAAGCGTTGGGATGTCTCGGCAATGTCGGCGACTTTGACGTGATTCAGCGTAATGTCGTAGCGGCTTTTAACCTCACGGGCAACCCAGCGCAGGTAACTGTTGATAGGCTGGCTCCCGCCCCAGGCATTGAAAAATACGGTTTGTCCGCGTGCACGCTGCTGAATGTCTTTCCAGCTCATGTCACTCATTGCAGGTTGATTCTGAGCTTCGCTTGCCATCAGCGGGGACGCTGCCAACGTCAGGCAAAGCGCCATCCATGTTAATTTCATGATGATTATTTCCTTATTTTTCCTGCAAGTTCGTCGGATGATCAGCAATGTCTGTTTTTTTCTTATCATGGGCAGAGCCACCTCGCTGCCAGCGATGATACTTCTCCAGCCATGCCAAGATGCGTTCTGGTTTGTTCGCCTGTTTCCATACCCCGGCTGTATATTTGTTCGCTTCGCTCATCGTCGGATAAGGGTGGACGGTCCCCAGAATTTTGTTCAGACCCAGGCCATACTTCATCGCCAGCGTAAACTCTGCAAGCAGCTCACCGGCCTGGTTCCCGACGATGGTCGCGCCGAGAATGGTATCTTTCCCTTTCGGGGTCAATACCTTAATAAAACCATAGTCTTCTCCGTCGGCAATTGCGCGATCTAAATCATCAATCCCGTAGCAGGTCACTTCGACTTCTGTGCCCTGATTGGCTGCTTCTTTCTCATTGAGCCCTACGCGCGCAACTTCGGGGGAGGTATAGGTGACGGCGGGCATCACGCGATAATCAGCCTTGAATTTTTTCAGCTTGCCAAAAAGGCCATTGACAGCCGCATACCATGCCTGATGGCCAGCGGCATGGGTCAGCTGAAATGGACCGGCGACATCACCCACAGCATAAATATTGGGATATTGCGTCTGCAGATACTCATTGACTGTGACGGTTCCGCGTTCGTTAACGCCGATACCCAGTGTTTCCAGCCCAAATCCACTGACATTCGCGACCCGGCCTAAGGCGAGAATCACGGTGTCAAACGTGATTTCATGACGTTCATCCAGGGGGCCTTCCAGGATGACAAACTGTGTCGTTTCTCCCTGAGCCGTTTTTCTGGTCCCAAATTTGGTGGCTTTTTGTTTCAGTCTGATCTCGACGCCATCCTTGATCAGGCTTTGATGTACCAGAGCCGCGGCATCAGCATCTTCACGAATCAGCAATTGATCGGCCATTTCAACCAGTGTGACCTGACTGCCCAGTCGCTGAAAACTCTGTGCCAGTTCACACCCAATCGGGCCGCCCCCCAGGACCAGAAGCTGTTTGGGTTGTTCCCTGATTGACCAGAGGGTATCTGACGTCAGATAGTTAATGTGTTCAATACCTTCAATTTGCGGAACAACAGGGCGGGCTCCGGTGGCGATGACAATGTTTCGGGTGGTTATGCGTTCGCCGTTTACTTCCACTTCCCACGGCGACAAAATTTGTGCTTCTCCCTGAATGCAGTTCACGCCGAGCTTGCTGTAGCGTTCTTCAGAATCGTGCGGTTCGATGTGTCGGATAACTTGATGTACACGTTGCATCACCGCAGTGAAATCGATCTGAGGTGTGTTTGTCTGAATGCCAAACTCGGGTGCCCGGGTAATGGTGTGCATGGTGTGAGCCGCGCGGATCAGGGCTTTTGAGGGGACACAGCCGGTATTCAGGCAGTCGCCGCCCATCCGGTGTTTTTCAATGAGTGTAACTTTTGCTTTCACGGCTGCAGCGATATAGGCGCTGACCAGACCGCCGGCGCCAGCACCGATCACCACCATATTCTGGTCGAATTGCGTCGGACGTTGCCAGTGCTGATAGATGCGGTGTTGCTGAATGACACCCATGATACCTTTCGCAATGAATGGAAAAATCCCCAACAGCACCAGAGAGATCAGGACCGGCAGTGAAATCAGGCCGGACAAAGATTCAATTTCTCCTAACTGGGTACCCGCGTTGAGGTAAACCATGGTTCCGGGCAGCATCCCCAACTGGCTGACCCAATAGAAAGTACGGCCACGCATCGGAGTCAGGCCCATCAGCAGGTTGACCAGAAAGAACGGAAAGACGGGAATTAAACGCAATGTAAAGAGATAAAAGGGACCATCTTTTTCAACACCCCGGTTCACAGCAGACAGGCGTCGTCCAAACTTGTGTTGTACCCAGTCATGCAGCAGGAAGCGGCTCGCCAGAAATGCGAGTGTCGCACCCAGCGAGCTGGCAAATGAAACGACCAGCAAACTCCACCAGAAACCAAACAGCGCCGCACCCAGTAAAGTCATGACCGCAGCGCCCGGGAAGGAAAGGGCAGCCAGTACAACATAAACTGCGAAAAATAGCGTACTCGACAGTAAGGGGTGCTCAATAATGCTTGCCTGCAGGGAATGCTGGTAGGCTTTTGCTTGTTCAAGCGTGAAATAGTTGCCCAGATCGAAAGCGAACCAGGCGATAAAGGCGGCGGCAATGAAAGCCAGTAACAAAGGTTTTTTGAATCGGTTCATCGGTGCTTATCTGCTTGGTGAGTGGGCTGATCGTGTTTGGTGTCGTTTTGTTTCGGTGCCGGTTGCTGACTTAGAGGAATCGAGCAGAATGCCTGCGAAGGGACATCCAAAGCGGTATTAAACTTTGCAGACAGGTTTTGGAAACTGACTAACGCTGTCAGCTCGACCAGAGCATCTTCGTCATACCACTGTTTCAGATCATCAATCAT
This DNA window, taken from Photobacterium sp. CCB-ST2H9, encodes the following:
- a CDS encoding ABC transporter substrate-binding protein; its protein translation is MKLTWMALCLTLAASPLMASEAQNQPAMSDMSWKDIQQRARGQTVFFNAWGGSQPINSYLRWVAREVKSRYDITLNHVKVADIAETSQRLLAEKTAGKNTGGSVDMVWINGENFRTMKTNELLDGPFVAQLPNWKLVDKRLPVYEDFTESTDGLEAPWGVGQLVFIHDSQTLSNPPASFAELLSLAKAFPGKVTYPQPPAFHGTSFLKAALIELTNAAPALYEPIDPEKEKAKFDQITAPLWRYLDQLHPVAWQQGKRFPGSATEMMQLLDDRQLLVAITFNPNEAKAAIERGDLPATAKAFAFEQGALSNIHFLAIPWNASAKEAARVVINFLMSPEAQARKSNIQIWGDPAILTPEALGSEEETQGFQLYQAIAEPHPSWQTALEAAWQQRYGH
- a CDS encoding ABC transporter permease, translated to MLYLLFIASLIICCLPLVPGLVGILLPALSWLPMAGLNEPGFQAFGQAFSWPGIQSSVWLTLFTGVLSTLLALIFTFLILQKSWGSRRWHTVESWLSPILAIPHVAFAIGFAFTFSSTGMIARLITSLGGDPGQFSLLQDPYGLGLTLALAIKETPFLLLMSLSVLQQLNVSRLMAVGSGLGYNHAATWISVILPQWLPRMRLPIFAVLAYGISVVDMAMILGPTRPPTFAVLVWQWFNDPDINLMPRAAVGALLLLLLGLALLALFRVFEWLICRGWQQWQYAGHRQHHLPGRHLHWPLILVPMMVIPVLITWSVALRWRFPDLLPSRFSLQFWQQETAFVAELIATSLLIAAISTLIALILTIGCLEYREKTGIGLPGWLIAMPMVLPQVSLLFGIQVTTYLMPGQHHLLWVVWSHVLFVFPYLYLALDGPWRSFDRRYTQTASSLGLSALEAWWRVKRPMLMPAMCLAIAVGCSVSLAQYLPTLSLGAGRVSSLTTEAVALASGQDRRVSAIYGLLQGLVPFLLFIIAMLASRYYQTKMTAEKTTRNSEPHVLIREKPHYK
- a CDS encoding ATP-binding cassette domain-containing protein, producing the protein MCLSVKNLTINNGDQRLLTSLSFSAARGEILTIMGPSGCGKSTLLGVIAGHTAPDCHYQGQISLNDHPIDTLEPDKRRIGLLFQDDLLFPHLNVWQNLAFGLPSSVKKSERKKRAYETLAALGLTDLACQSPGQISGGQRARISLMRSLLAEPDAILLDEPFSKLDKDLRIQFRDFVFSQIRQQNIPALMVTHDQDDVPPGGQLLLWPEPPGETSDA
- a CDS encoding CDP-alcohol phosphatidyltransferase family protein produces the protein MLDRYAIQLLKAPVNGLGRLLEKSPFSANQMTVTGFIIGLLTLPALIYNHYLLALLFIVFNRIFDGLDGALARRRGITDCGGFLDITLDFLFYSLVPFGFVLAQPDQNAVAGAFLIFAFVGTGSSFLAFAIMAGKRQIDNPVYQHKSLFYLGGLTEGTETIACFVLFCLFPEHFALIAWIFGSLCWITTATRIWAGYQTLKTTDY
- a CDS encoding FAD-dependent oxidoreductase; amino-acid sequence: MNRFKKPLLLAFIAAAFIAWFAFDLGNYFTLEQAKAYQHSLQASIIEHPLLSSTLFFAVYVVLAALSFPGAAVMTLLGAALFGFWWSLLVVSFASSLGATLAFLASRFLLHDWVQHKFGRRLSAVNRGVEKDGPFYLFTLRLIPVFPFFLVNLLMGLTPMRGRTFYWVSQLGMLPGTMVYLNAGTQLGEIESLSGLISLPVLISLVLLGIFPFIAKGIMGVIQQHRIYQHWQRPTQFDQNMVVIGAGAGGLVSAYIAAAVKAKVTLIEKHRMGGDCLNTGCVPSKALIRAAHTMHTITRAPEFGIQTNTPQIDFTAVMQRVHQVIRHIEPHDSEERYSKLGVNCIQGEAQILSPWEVEVNGERITTRNIVIATGARPVVPQIEGIEHINYLTSDTLWSIREQPKQLLVLGGGPIGCELAQSFQRLGSQVTLVEMADQLLIREDADAAALVHQSLIKDGVEIRLKQKATKFGTRKTAQGETTQFVILEGPLDERHEITFDTVILALGRVANVSGFGLETLGIGVNERGTVTVNEYLQTQYPNIYAVGDVAGPFQLTHAAGHQAWYAAVNGLFGKLKKFKADYRVMPAVTYTSPEVARVGLNEKEAANQGTEVEVTCYGIDDLDRAIADGEDYGFIKVLTPKGKDTILGATIVGNQAGELLAEFTLAMKYGLGLNKILGTVHPYPTMSEANKYTAGVWKQANKPERILAWLEKYHRWQRGGSAHDKKKTDIADHPTNLQEK